A window of the Paenibacillus woosongensis genome harbors these coding sequences:
- a CDS encoding carbohydrate ABC transporter permease, which produces MIPLTMFWLIPLGYAFYLSFTEWDFMSPDKLFVGMANYAELADNPAFYKALRVTLLFTAGSVLPTLIGGLGFALLLNSKLRFSGIYRTLIFSPWVTPTVAVAIVWSWIFEPEVGLANNVLRFFGSEGAGWLGDPSWALIGILIVTCWKSVGWAMVFYLVALRNVPRDLLEAAAIDGAGSLRRFTYITVPLISPTTFFLTIVLIIQSLQAYDQINVMTQGGPSGSTRTLLYMYYQSAFEAFNIGEASSVAVVLVIGCVLLSMASFAVSRRNVHYH; this is translated from the coding sequence ATGATTCCGCTCACGATGTTTTGGCTCATCCCGCTAGGATATGCTTTTTATCTGAGTTTTACGGAATGGGATTTCATGAGTCCGGACAAGCTGTTCGTCGGCATGGCCAACTATGCTGAATTGGCGGACAACCCCGCGTTTTACAAGGCGCTGCGCGTTACGCTGCTGTTTACGGCGGGAAGCGTCCTTCCTACGCTGATCGGCGGGCTCGGCTTCGCCCTGCTGCTGAACAGCAAGCTTAGATTTTCCGGAATATATCGCACGCTTATTTTTTCACCTTGGGTAACACCAACCGTAGCCGTGGCCATCGTATGGTCTTGGATTTTTGAACCGGAGGTAGGGCTGGCCAATAACGTGCTGCGCTTCTTCGGTTCGGAGGGAGCAGGCTGGCTGGGTGATCCAAGCTGGGCACTTATCGGCATCTTGATTGTAACGTGCTGGAAATCCGTCGGCTGGGCGATGGTCTTCTACCTGGTAGCTCTACGCAATGTGCCGCGCGATTTGCTGGAAGCGGCCGCGATCGATGGTGCCGGAAGCTTGCGTAGGTTCACTTATATCACGGTTCCGCTCATATCTCCGACTACATTCTTTTTGACGATTGTGCTGATCATTCAGTCCCTGCAGGCCTACGATCAGATTAACGTGATGACGCAAGGCGGGCCTTCCGGATCAACAAGAACGCTGCTGTACATGTATTATCAGTCTGCATTTGAGGCCTTCAATATTGGAGAAGCATCCTCCGTGGCAGTCGTGCTGGTCATTGGCTGTGTGCTGCTCTCCATGGCTTCATTCGCAGTAAGCAGACGCAATGTGCACTACCATTAA
- a CDS encoding GbsR/MarR family transcriptional regulator, with protein sequence MEQSNRDEEQRKIKHEELRRKVVKAIADTMDLYGATHSFGELYGIMYFEDKPMTLEEMKNRMNMSKSNMSYAVRSLMASQMVFKLPEKEQRKDLYQAETNFFLAFQNFFTIKLQREIDVMTEAINDVLPELTEIILELDTPEEERQLCLQDLHKLRHALSYYTWLQQFVYDLREGRYFDESVKIEPENNPENNSAE encoded by the coding sequence ATGGAACAATCCAATCGGGATGAGGAGCAGCGCAAGATCAAGCATGAGGAGCTTCGCCGAAAAGTAGTGAAGGCGATTGCCGATACGATGGATTTGTACGGGGCAACCCATTCCTTTGGCGAGTTATATGGCATCATGTATTTCGAGGACAAGCCGATGACGCTGGAAGAGATGAAGAACCGCATGAATATGAGCAAAAGCAATATGAGCTATGCCGTTCGTTCGCTCATGGCTTCCCAAATGGTCTTTAAGCTGCCGGAAAAGGAGCAGCGCAAAGACCTCTATCAGGCGGAGACGAACTTTTTTCTGGCTTTTCAGAACTTTTTTACGATAAAGCTGCAGCGTGAAATAGATGTGATGACGGAGGCCATTAACGACGTCCTGCCCGAACTTACAGAAATCATTCTCGAGCTTGACACGCCGGAAGAAGAGCGCCAGCTATGCTTGCAGGATCTTCACAAGCTGCGGCATGCCCTTAGCTATTACACATGGCTCCAGCAGTTCGTTTACGATCTCCGGGAGGGGCGTTATTTTGACGAAAGCGTGAAAATCGAGCCGGAGAATAATCCGGAGAATAACTCTGCGGAATAA
- a CDS encoding cobyric acid synthase: MKSLMIVGTSSSCGKSFITAALLRVLRNKGIAAAPFKAQNISSKSFTTEDDCEIAYSTYIQALSAGVAPEADMNPVLIKPAYDQTQIILNGKLLYTGSYTKYEDFLPEIRTGIESSFHRLAAKYDILIIEGAGSTAEINLANQDVANIYTAKITNSPLLLVSDIHYGGVFAAIHGTIDLLDKSIKNQLGGFIINRYQGVKDILQPGIDVLENKHGVPCAGILPYQHDLIVPDEQSFDRMAELFEANIDLGRISRLLDVAL, from the coding sequence ATGAAATCCTTAATGATTGTCGGAACCAGCTCCTCCTGCGGCAAAAGCTTCATCACAGCGGCTCTGCTGCGCGTGCTGCGGAATAAAGGAATTGCTGCCGCCCCCTTTAAGGCGCAAAATATTTCCTCCAAGTCCTTCACGACCGAAGATGACTGCGAAATTGCTTATTCTACCTATATTCAGGCCTTAAGCGCAGGTGTGGCTCCGGAAGCGGATATGAATCCCGTTCTGATTAAGCCTGCCTATGACCAGACGCAAATCATTTTAAACGGCAAGTTATTGTATACAGGCAGTTATACGAAATACGAGGATTTTCTGCCGGAAATCAGAACTGGCATTGAAAGCTCTTTTCATCGGCTGGCCGCCAAATACGACATTCTCATCATTGAAGGCGCGGGATCAACCGCGGAGATTAATTTGGCCAATCAGGACGTAGCTAATATTTATACGGCAAAAATAACGAACTCCCCGCTGCTGCTCGTCTCGGACATTCATTACGGCGGCGTCTTTGCAGCGATTCACGGCACGATTGATTTATTGGATAAGTCCATCAAGAATCAATTGGGAGGATTCATTATCAATCGCTATCAAGGGGTCAAGGACATTTTGCAGCCAGGCATAGATGTCCTTGAAAATAAGCATGGCGTCCCCTGTGCCGGGATTTTGCCCTACCAGCATGACCTCATCGTGCCGGACGAGCAGAGCTTTGACCGTATGGCCGAGTTGTTCGAAGCAAACATCGATCTTGGACGGATCAGCCGTTTGCTGGATGTTGCGTTGTGA
- the chvE gene encoding multiple monosaccharide ABC transporter substrate-binding protein gives MKKTTLLLLTFVLALTLTACGSKDNSGGSTKGEKGTVGIAMPTKSSERWVNDGNNMVKEFQQQGYGTDLQYGEDVVENQVSQIENMITKGVDLLVIASIDGAAITEVLQKAHDQGIKVIAYDRLIMNSEYVDYYATFDNFKVGVQQASYIEEKLGLKEGKGPFNIELFGGSPDDNNAYFFYNGAMSILQPYIDTGKLVVRSNQTKMEQIATLRWDGATAQARMDNLLSAHYATENVDAVLSPYDGISIGILSSLKGVGYGSGNKPMPIVTGQDAELASIKSILAGEQTQTVFKDTRELAKKAVGMALSILEGTEAEVNDTETYDNGVKVVPSYLLEPKSVDKDNIEQELVETGYYTKEELGL, from the coding sequence ATGAAAAAAACGACATTATTGCTGCTGACGTTTGTACTGGCATTAACTTTGACGGCTTGCGGAAGCAAGGATAACAGCGGCGGATCGACGAAAGGCGAGAAAGGCACGGTCGGAATTGCGATGCCGACGAAATCATCGGAGCGCTGGGTGAATGACGGCAACAACATGGTGAAGGAATTCCAACAGCAGGGTTACGGCACGGATCTGCAATACGGCGAGGACGTCGTAGAGAACCAGGTATCCCAAATCGAGAACATGATCACCAAAGGCGTGGATCTGCTCGTCATCGCTTCCATTGATGGCGCAGCCATTACCGAGGTGCTGCAAAAAGCGCACGATCAAGGCATCAAGGTCATCGCCTATGACCGCCTGATCATGAACAGCGAATACGTGGATTACTACGCCACCTTCGACAACTTCAAGGTCGGCGTGCAGCAGGCCTCTTATATCGAGGAGAAGCTTGGCCTGAAGGAAGGCAAAGGGCCGTTCAATATCGAGCTGTTCGGCGGATCGCCGGACGATAACAACGCTTATTTCTTCTATAACGGCGCGATGTCCATTCTTCAGCCGTATATCGATACCGGCAAGCTGGTTGTTCGCAGTAATCAGACAAAAATGGAGCAAATCGCCACCCTGCGCTGGGACGGCGCTACCGCTCAGGCGCGCATGGATAATCTGCTGAGTGCTCACTATGCGACAGAGAACGTCGATGCGGTCCTCTCTCCTTATGACGGCATCAGCATCGGAATCCTCTCTTCCCTGAAAGGCGTCGGATACGGCTCCGGCAATAAGCCAATGCCGATCGTTACCGGGCAGGATGCCGAGCTGGCTTCAATCAAATCAATTCTGGCCGGCGAGCAGACGCAGACGGTCTTCAAGGATACGCGCGAGCTGGCAAAGAAAGCCGTGGGCATGGCCCTCAGCATTCTCGAAGGCACGGAAGCCGAGGTCAACGATACGGAAACCTATGACAACGGCGTGAAAGTCGTCCCTTCCTACCTGCTGGAGCCAAAATCGGTAGACAAGGACAATATTGAGCAGGAATTGGTAGAGACCGGCTACTATACCAAAGAGGAATTGGGACTGTAA
- the mmsA gene encoding multiple monosaccharide ABC transporter ATP-binding protein → MSDFILEMRGITKTFPGVKALENVNLKVKEGEVHALCGENGAGKSTLMKVLSGVYPHGSYEGDILFRGEVCEFKDIKQSESLGIVIIHQELALIPYLSIAENIFLGNEQTKRGVINWNETTVKTKELLATVGLEESPNTHVIQIGVGKQQLVEIAKALSKKVKLLILDEPTAALNEDDSENLLNLILELKKQGISSIIISHKLNEIEKVADSITILRDGKTIQTLDMRKDQVTEDVIIKGMVGRDLTHRYPERVPNIGEKLFEVQNWQVDHPEQEGRKMLDDINIHIRRGEIVGVAGLMGAGRTELAMSIFGKSYGRNIQGKLLLHGKEIRLNDISSAIKHGIAYVTEDRKHYGLVLIDDIKRNISLANLGKLSRRGVINESEEVLVAEEYRQKLKIKTPSILQKTVNLSGGNQQKVVLSKWIYAQPEILILDEPTRGIDVGAKYEIYSIVNQLADEGKGILFISSELPELLGMCDRIYVMSEGRITGEVQREDATQEVLMKSMTRGRG, encoded by the coding sequence GTGAGTGACTTCATTTTGGAGATGAGAGGAATTACAAAGACATTTCCGGGCGTCAAGGCCTTGGAAAATGTGAACTTGAAGGTCAAGGAAGGCGAGGTCCACGCCCTCTGCGGGGAGAACGGCGCCGGCAAATCCACGCTGATGAAGGTGCTGAGCGGCGTCTACCCGCATGGCTCGTATGAGGGCGATATTTTGTTCCGAGGCGAGGTATGCGAATTCAAGGATATCAAGCAGAGCGAGAGCCTGGGCATCGTCATCATTCACCAGGAGCTGGCTTTGATCCCCTACCTATCCATCGCGGAAAATATTTTTCTCGGCAACGAACAAACCAAGCGGGGCGTCATCAACTGGAACGAAACAACCGTCAAAACGAAGGAGCTGCTGGCCACGGTGGGGCTTGAAGAATCCCCCAACACCCATGTCATCCAGATCGGAGTCGGCAAGCAGCAGCTTGTGGAAATTGCCAAGGCGCTCTCCAAGAAGGTGAAGCTGCTCATTCTGGATGAGCCGACGGCCGCTCTCAACGAGGATGACAGCGAAAATCTGCTGAACCTGATCCTGGAGCTCAAGAAGCAGGGCATTTCCTCGATCATCATTTCCCACAAGCTGAATGAAATCGAGAAGGTCGCGGATTCGATTACGATTCTGCGGGACGGCAAAACCATTCAGACGCTGGACATGCGCAAGGATCAGGTGACCGAGGATGTCATCATTAAAGGAATGGTCGGACGGGATCTCACACACCGTTATCCGGAGCGTGTACCGAACATCGGGGAGAAATTGTTTGAAGTGCAGAACTGGCAGGTCGATCACCCTGAGCAGGAAGGCCGCAAAATGCTGGACGACATCAACATCCATATCCGGCGCGGTGAAATTGTCGGCGTGGCCGGTCTCATGGGGGCGGGAAGAACGGAGCTCGCGATGAGTATTTTTGGCAAGTCCTATGGGAGAAACATCCAGGGCAAGCTGCTGCTGCATGGAAAGGAAATCCGCCTGAACGATATCAGCAGTGCGATCAAACATGGCATCGCATACGTGACGGAAGACCGCAAGCATTATGGCCTCGTATTGATCGACGATATCAAGCGCAACATTTCCCTCGCCAATTTGGGCAAGCTGTCCCGCCGCGGTGTGATTAATGAGAGCGAAGAAGTGCTGGTCGCCGAGGAATACCGGCAGAAATTAAAGATCAAGACGCCAAGCATTCTGCAGAAAACGGTCAATTTAAGCGGAGGCAACCAGCAAAAGGTCGTGCTCAGCAAATGGATTTACGCGCAGCCGGAAATTCTCATTTTGGACGAACCGACCCGCGGCATCGACGTCGGCGCCAAATACGAAATCTACTCCATCGTCAATCAGCTGGCGGATGAAGGCAAAGGCATTCTGTTCATATCCTCGGAGCTTCCCGAACTGCTCGGCATGTGCGACCGCATCTATGTCATGAGCGAAGGGCGCATTACCGGTGAAGTCCAGCGCGAGGACGCCACCCAGGAAGTACTGATGAAATCCATGACTCGAGGCAGGGGGTAA
- the mmsB gene encoding multiple monosaccharide ABC transporter permease, translated as MQMISELFKKNIRQYGMIIALVFITVLFQILTDGILLKPLNVTNLILQNSYILVLAIGMVLVIITGHIDLSVGSIAAFIGALAAIMMVDMQLHPFLAVIISLGVGALIGAWQGFWIAYVRIPAFIVTLAGMLLFRGLTMIILNGQSISPFPKSFQKISSGFLPDWFGGESIHILTIVLGAILSLLVIWQEWKERQTQIKYNFETAPMWIFLAKVISLVAIVNVFTYVLATYNGIPNILVILFVLIVIYSFVMNRMIAGRHIYALGGNEKAAKLSGVKTKKVTFWVFVNMGAMAALSGLIFAARLNSATPKAGTNFELDAIAACFIGGASASGGIGTVIGAIIGGLVMGVMNNGMSLIGLGVDWQQGIKGLVLLLAVAFDIYNKSKTN; from the coding sequence ATGCAAATGATTAGCGAGCTTTTCAAAAAAAATATCCGCCAGTATGGCATGATTATCGCTCTTGTATTCATCACGGTCTTATTTCAAATTCTCACCGACGGCATTCTGCTGAAGCCGCTTAACGTAACCAACCTGATATTGCAAAACAGTTACATTCTCGTACTGGCCATCGGGATGGTGCTGGTCATCATTACGGGTCATATCGACCTGTCGGTCGGCTCTATCGCGGCGTTCATCGGTGCGCTGGCGGCCATCATGATGGTCGACATGCAGCTGCATCCCTTCCTCGCCGTCATCATATCGCTTGGGGTTGGGGCGCTGATCGGCGCATGGCAGGGCTTCTGGATCGCTTACGTGAGGATTCCCGCCTTTATCGTCACCTTGGCCGGGATGCTGCTATTCCGCGGTCTGACCATGATTATTCTGAACGGCCAATCGATCTCGCCGTTTCCGAAGTCGTTCCAGAAGATCAGCTCCGGATTTCTGCCGGACTGGTTCGGAGGCGAGAGCATTCACATCCTGACGATCGTCCTTGGCGCCATCCTCTCCCTGCTCGTCATTTGGCAGGAATGGAAGGAGCGCCAGACACAGATCAAATACAATTTTGAGACTGCACCGATGTGGATTTTCCTTGCCAAAGTGATCTCCCTTGTCGCGATCGTCAACGTCTTTACCTATGTGCTGGCCACCTATAACGGGATTCCGAACATTCTCGTCATTCTGTTCGTGCTCATCGTCATCTACTCCTTCGTCATGAACCGGATGATTGCCGGACGCCATATTTACGCGCTGGGCGGCAACGAAAAAGCCGCCAAGCTGTCCGGGGTCAAGACGAAGAAAGTGACCTTCTGGGTTTTCGTCAATATGGGCGCGATGGCTGCGTTATCCGGACTTATCTTCGCCGCACGCCTGAACTCGGCAACGCCTAAAGCGGGCACGAACTTCGAGCTGGATGCGATCGCGGCCTGCTTCATCGGCGGCGCTTCCGCTTCCGGCGGCATCGGCACCGTCATCGGTGCAATTATCGGCGGCCTGGTCATGGGCGTCATGAACAACGGCATGTCCCTGATCGGCCTTGGGGTGGATTGGCAGCAAGGCATCAAAGGGCTTGTCCTGCTTCTGGCCGTAGCCTTTGACATCTATAACAAATCCAAAACGAATTAA
- a CDS encoding TetR/AcrR family transcriptional regulator: MSNSTITKGALAHALKQTMQELPLNKITVKQLVSRCGVNRQTFYYHFQDIYDLLGWIYETEAVGSLAEYRSYDTWTHGLYTIFAYIESNKSFCLNTLHSLARSQLDSYLYAVTYDLIMGVVEEVSRGMHVAEENKKFLANFYTLAFTGLVIQWMQQGMKEEPALIVEQLSELMQGNFERALQRYRQNI; this comes from the coding sequence TTGTCGAACTCGACCATTACGAAGGGAGCCTTGGCCCATGCCTTGAAGCAAACCATGCAGGAGCTTCCCTTAAACAAGATCACTGTAAAGCAGCTCGTAAGCCGCTGCGGGGTGAACCGGCAAACGTTTTACTACCATTTTCAAGATATCTACGATTTGCTCGGTTGGATTTATGAGACGGAGGCCGTAGGCAGCCTTGCCGAGTATCGCAGTTACGATACGTGGACGCACGGGTTATATACGATATTCGCCTATATCGAGAGCAATAAATCCTTCTGCCTGAACACCCTTCATTCCCTGGCTCGAAGTCAACTGGACTCCTACCTGTATGCTGTCACCTATGACCTGATAATGGGCGTCGTGGAGGAAGTAAGCCGCGGCATGCATGTTGCCGAAGAGAATAAGAAGTTTCTCGCCAACTTCTATACGCTGGCCTTTACCGGGCTTGTCATTCAATGGATGCAGCAGGGAATGAAGGAAGAGCCGGCTTTGATCGTGGAACAGTTAAGCGAACTGATGCAGGGCAATTTCGAACGCGCTTTGCAGCGTTATAGGCAGAATATCTAG
- a CDS encoding oleate hydratase has product MGTYSNQVYFVGGGIASLAGAAFLIRDCGFPGRQIHIIEELKVLGGSNDGAGDREHGYVIRGGRMLNDETYENLWELLSSIPSLDDPSQSVRDEIMAFDTAHPTHSRARLVNKDGEVVDAASMGFNMGDRMAMAKLIITPEEQLGRLRINEWFGAHFFQTNFWYMWATTFAFQPWHSAVELKRYMIRFMHEFPRIHTLEGVTRTPYNQYDSIILPLHRYLQEHGVDFEMNCTVTDLDFLAGDGITVTRMHYVKDGAERALDLTKEDLVIVTNGSMTESSSLGSMTAPPQLNGKGSSWQLWDRIASKKPGLLGNPASFDDHIDESKWESFTVTCQGSRFFDRMEKFSRNKAGSGALVTFKDSSWFMSIVLAHQPHFRNQPEDVKVFWGYGLYPDHVGDYVKKRMCDCTGEEILTELLHHLKFENELDELIRSANCIPCMMPYITAQFMPRMPGDRPQVVPEGSTNLALIGQFCEIPDDVVFTEEYSVRTARIAVYQLLGVDKPIQPINRYQYDIRTLLQSAAASFR; this is encoded by the coding sequence ATGGGCACTTACAGTAACCAGGTGTATTTTGTCGGAGGAGGAATCGCCTCATTAGCTGGGGCGGCATTTCTGATCAGGGATTGCGGCTTTCCAGGACGGCAGATTCATATTATCGAAGAGCTGAAGGTACTCGGAGGAAGCAACGACGGCGCAGGAGACCGTGAGCATGGCTATGTCATCCGGGGCGGCAGAATGCTGAACGATGAGACATATGAGAATTTATGGGAACTGCTGAGCTCGATCCCCTCTCTCGATGACCCCAGCCAATCGGTAAGGGATGAGATTATGGCCTTTGATACGGCGCATCCTACGCATTCCCGTGCCAGGCTTGTGAACAAGGATGGTGAAGTGGTGGATGCGGCCTCCATGGGATTTAACATGGGGGATCGTATGGCCATGGCCAAGCTCATCATCACACCGGAGGAGCAGTTAGGCCGGCTGCGGATTAACGAATGGTTTGGGGCTCATTTTTTCCAGACGAATTTCTGGTATATGTGGGCGACAACCTTCGCCTTTCAGCCCTGGCACAGCGCAGTCGAGCTCAAAAGGTACATGATCCGCTTCATGCATGAATTTCCGCGGATTCATACGCTTGAAGGCGTTACGCGTACGCCTTATAACCAGTACGACTCGATCATTCTTCCGCTGCACCGGTATTTGCAGGAGCATGGTGTTGATTTTGAAATGAATTGCACGGTGACGGATTTGGATTTCCTAGCGGGGGATGGCATTACGGTGACACGCATGCACTATGTTAAAGATGGAGCGGAGCGTGCGCTGGATTTGACGAAGGAGGATTTGGTCATTGTCACGAACGGCTCGATGACGGAAAGTTCCAGTCTTGGGTCGATGACAGCCCCTCCACAGCTAAACGGCAAAGGCAGCTCATGGCAGCTGTGGGATCGGATTGCGTCAAAGAAGCCAGGGCTGCTCGGTAATCCCGCTTCCTTTGATGATCACATCGATGAATCCAAATGGGAATCGTTTACCGTCACCTGCCAGGGCTCCCGCTTCTTCGATCGGATGGAGAAGTTCTCGCGGAATAAGGCCGGAAGCGGAGCTTTGGTGACCTTTAAAGATTCCAGCTGGTTCATGTCCATCGTGCTGGCTCATCAACCGCACTTCCGCAACCAGCCTGAGGATGTAAAAGTGTTCTGGGGTTATGGCTTGTACCCGGATCATGTGGGGGACTATGTGAAAAAAAGAATGTGTGACTGCACCGGAGAAGAAATTTTAACGGAGCTGCTGCACCATTTGAAATTCGAAAATGAGTTGGATGAGCTTATCCGCTCCGCAAACTGCATTCCCTGCATGATGCCGTATATTACGGCACAATTCATGCCCAGAATGCCCGGCGACCGCCCTCAGGTCGTTCCGGAAGGCTCAACGAACCTGGCTTTGATCGGTCAATTCTGTGAAATTCCTGATGACGTTGTTTTTACAGAGGAGTACTCCGTCAGGACAGCCAGAATCGCTGTCTATCAACTGCTGGGAGTAGACAAACCAATTCAGCCGATTAACCGGTATCAATATGATATACGTACTTTGCTTCAGAGCGCCGCAGCCTCTTTCCGTTAG
- a CDS encoding aspartyl-phosphate phosphatase Spo0E family protein, with the protein MQKLKSNYIKHRIEEERRQLGQLAEQYGLRDTRVLRQSMELDRLINRYNEVMYDYLRRKEPIA; encoded by the coding sequence GTGCAGAAATTAAAATCCAATTATATTAAACATAGAATTGAAGAAGAACGGCGTCAGCTTGGGCAGCTTGCGGAGCAATACGGCCTGCGGGATACGCGGGTGCTGAGGCAGTCCATGGAACTTGACCGGCTGATCAATCGCTATAATGAAGTCATGTATGATTATTTGCGGAGAAAAGAGCCGATTGCCTAA
- a CDS encoding DUF805 domain-containing protein: MEWYLKVLKNYVGFEGRARRKEYWMFILFNMIASLVLGFIGGLIGLDTILSYIYSLAVLLPSLAVAIRRLHDTGRSGWMILLSFIPLVGAIILIVFMCQDSEPGDNKYGFNPKLQS; this comes from the coding sequence GTGGAGTGGTATTTAAAGGTTCTCAAAAACTATGTCGGATTTGAAGGGAGAGCGCGCCGTAAAGAATACTGGATGTTTATTCTGTTCAACATGATTGCTTCGTTAGTTCTTGGCTTTATCGGTGGGTTAATAGGGTTGGATACAATTCTGTCCTACATTTATTCATTGGCTGTTTTATTGCCAAGCCTCGCGGTTGCTATACGTAGATTGCATGATACGGGAAGAAGCGGCTGGATGATTCTGCTAAGCTTTATTCCTCTAGTTGGTGCGATTATTCTAATTGTGTTCATGTGCCAAGATAGCGAGCCAGGCGACAATAAATATGGTTTCAATCCTAAGCTTCAAAGTTAA
- a CDS encoding sn-glycerol-1-phosphate dehydrogenase: MDNSREIDHLEKIVLETGAIYKAAPFLRDRILHRLVIVADQNTYDAAGKALEESLQSQGLKTKLCLLEPNAAGDVVADEQAVVQLLLEVDPGTTDGLIAVGAGTIHDIVRFASHKTGIPFVSIPTAPSVDGFTSAGAPLIIRGIKKTVAAVPPIAIFADVHVLMKAPQPLVAAGFGDMLGKYTSLFDWKVSRLTGGEPYSEQAAVITEQALKSCIQHAAEIGERTEEGIRILMTALIESGIAMLLFGQSHPASGAEHHLSHHWEMAYLRRGNRALLHGAKVGVACAEISRLYHAAVDEGKFPGRQPKALLEHGDQIREWLTEVPSASRIRELLVLAGGPSTLEELGVDEDLFTESLREAHLVRYNRHTLLRALNEA, encoded by the coding sequence ATGGATAATTCCCGGGAAATAGACCATTTGGAGAAAATCGTTCTGGAGACCGGCGCGATCTATAAGGCAGCTCCTTTTCTAAGAGATCGTATTCTGCACCGCTTAGTGATCGTAGCCGACCAGAATACTTATGATGCGGCAGGGAAAGCTTTGGAAGAGAGTCTCCAATCCCAGGGCTTGAAGACAAAGCTATGTCTTCTGGAGCCGAATGCGGCCGGCGATGTCGTCGCCGATGAGCAGGCTGTTGTGCAGCTGCTGCTTGAAGTAGATCCTGGCACCACGGATGGGCTTATTGCTGTCGGTGCCGGAACGATCCATGATATCGTACGTTTCGCGAGTCATAAGACGGGAATTCCGTTTGTATCAATTCCGACGGCTCCTTCCGTGGACGGCTTTACCTCGGCGGGAGCGCCGTTGATTATTCGCGGGATTAAGAAGACGGTGGCGGCTGTTCCGCCGATTGCCATATTTGCCGATGTGCACGTTCTAATGAAGGCGCCGCAGCCGCTGGTAGCGGCTGGTTTCGGGGATATGCTGGGCAAATATACGTCTCTGTTCGATTGGAAGGTATCCCGCCTTACGGGGGGAGAGCCTTACAGCGAACAGGCTGCAGTCATTACAGAGCAGGCGCTTAAATCCTGCATCCAGCATGCTGCGGAGATCGGAGAGCGGACAGAGGAAGGGATTCGCATCCTGATGACGGCCTTGATCGAATCAGGGATTGCGATGCTGCTGTTCGGGCAGTCTCATCCGGCTTCCGGCGCAGAGCACCATTTATCTCACCATTGGGAGATGGCCTATTTGCGCCGCGGAAATCGGGCACTGCTACACGGGGCAAAGGTTGGCGTGGCCTGTGCTGAAATTTCCCGCTTGTATCACGCGGCCGTGGACGAAGGCAAATTCCCCGGACGGCAGCCGAAGGCGCTGCTTGAGCACGGTGACCAGATTCGGGAATGGCTGACTGAGGTGCCGTCCGCATCCAGGATCCGGGAATTGCTCGTTCTTGCTGGAGGTCCTTCTACGCTGGAAGAGCTTGGCGTCGATGAAGATCTATTTACGGAGAGTCTTCGCGAGGCGCATCTGGTTCGCTACAATCGGCACACCTTGCTGCGCGCGTTGAATGAGGCATGA